One Bacillota bacterium genomic window, TGGGAATCCTCGGAAGCGCCAGGTAATCGGCCAGCCAGGGAAGCCGGGTTCCCGGCCCTGCGAGCACGTGGAGCGCGTCTTGACCACCCCGCAGCGCCTCGATCAGTTCCGGCCGCAGGTGCACCCACGGCTTCATCACGACCGGCATCCGTCCGCCATTCAGGGCGATGACCAGGAGATTCGAAGCGGACCCGAGCAAGAACCAGACCAGCCCCGGCAGATGGAGGTTCCATGCGGCAAAAGCCACGAACAGTCCGAACGCGACCACGTTGGCCGCTGCCATCGCCGCCCCGCCCGCCACCCCCGGTCCCGCCAGCAAGGGGAGAGCATTCTGAACGAGGAAGCCGGCCACCAGCAGCCCCAGCCATCGAAACTCAAGATCCAGCAGGCGCCCCAGCCTGCCGCCGCGCGCCAACCCCGTCACCAAGCCCAGTAGCGCCCCTGCCAGCCCGATGATCCCCATCAGATCGGCTGGTCCCCCGGGCTGCCGTTCTCAATGCCGTCTGTGCCACCCGGACCGGAGCCACCGGTCTCCCGGCTCGCGCTTTCCACCATGGCCATAACCTCCTCAGGCCCTGGCATCGCGAAGTACGGCAGCTCCGCCTCGACCCATTCTTTGAACCCAGGCTTCTCCATCACCCGCAGGAACGCATCCAGCACCACCGGGTCGAACTGCGTGTTCCGGTGGGTCATCAGTTCGTGCAGGATCTCCGCGAACGGGATCGACGGCTTATACACCCGCCTCGACGCCATGGCGTCGAAGGCGTCGGCCACCGCGAGGATCCTCGCCCCTAACGGGATTTGCTTGCCGCGCAAGCCATCAGGGTACCCTGAGCCATCATAACGCTCATGGTGATGTTTCGCCCAGTCATTCACCTTCTCGAATCCTTTCACTCCCT contains:
- a CDS encoding DUF5317 domain-containing protein; translation: MGIIGLAGALLGLVTGLARGGRLGRLLDLEFRWLGLLVAGFLVQNALPLLAGPGVAGGAAMAAANVVAFGLFVAFAAWNLHLPGLVWFLLGSASNLLVIALNGGRMPVVMKPWVHLRPELIEALRGGQDALHVLAGPGTRLPWLADYLALPRIPTPIFSPGDLLIAIGAFLLLERGVRGVGVRTGREGGLST